In Ovis canadensis isolate MfBH-ARS-UI-01 breed Bighorn chromosome 3, ARS-UI_OviCan_v2, whole genome shotgun sequence, one DNA window encodes the following:
- the CRAT gene encoding carnitine O-acetyltransferase isoform X1 yields the protein MLAFAARTVVKPLGLLKPSSLMKVSSRFKAHQDSLPRLPVPPLQQTLDHYLKALQPIVSEEEWTQTKQLVEEFQTAGGVGERLQKGLERRARKMENWLSDWWLKTAYLQYRQPLVIYSSPGVMLPKQDFVDRQGQLRFAAKLIEGVLDFKAMIDNETLPVEYLGGKPLCMNQYYQILSSCRVPGPKQDLVTKFSRTKKPPMHITVVHNYQFFELDVYHSDGTPLTSDQIFTQLEKVWNSSLQTNKEPVGILTSNHRNSWAKAYSTLIKDKVNRESVHSIQRSIFTVCLDAPMPRVSEDTYRSQVAGQMLHGGGSKLNSGNRWFDKTLQFIVAEDGACGLIYEHAAAEGPPIVSLLDHVIEFTKRPELVRSPMVPLPMPKKLRFNITPEIKSDIEKAKQNLSIMIQDLDITVMVFHHFGKDFPKSEKLSPDAFIQMALQLAYYRIYGQACATYESASLRMFHLGRTDTIRSASMDSLTFVKAMDDPSVTEHKKVELLRKAVQAHRAYTDRAIRGEAFDRHLLGLKLQAIEDLVSMPDIFMDTSYAIAMHFNLSTSQVPAKTDCVMFFGPVVPDGYGVCYNPMETHINFSVSAYNSCAETNAVHLAHYLEKALLDMRALLQSHPRAKL from the exons ATGTTGGCATTCGCTGCCAGGACCGTG GTGAAGCCCCTGGGCCTCCTCAAGCCCTCCTCCTTGATGAAGGTTTCCAGTCGCTTTAAGGCACACCAGGACTCGCTCCCCCGGCTGCCTGTGCCCCCGCTCCAGCAGACCCTGGACCATTATCTCAAGGCGCTGCAGCCCATCGTGAGCGAGGAAGAATGGACCCAAACCAAGCAGCTGGTGGAAGAGTTTCAGACAGCAGGTGGTGTAGGGGAGCGCCTGCAGAAGGGGCTGGAGCGCAGAGCCAGGAAGATGGAGAACTGG CTGTCCGACTGGTGGCTCAAAACAGCCTACCTCCAGTACCGCCAGCCCCTGGTCATCTACTCCAGCCCTGGTGTGATGCTGCCGAAGCAGGACTTTGTGGATCGGCAGGGCCAGCTCCG GTTCGCTGCCAAATTAATCGAGGGCGTGTTGGATTTCAAGGCCATGATTGACAA CGAGACCCTGCCCGTGGAGTACCTGGGGGGCAAGCCACTGTGCATGAACCAGTACTATCAGATCCTATCGTCCTGCCGTGTGCCGGGCCCCAAGCAGGATTTGGTCACCAAGTTCAGCAGGACCAAGAAGCCGCCTATGCACATCACCGTGGTGCATAACTACCAA TTTTTTGAGTTGGATGTGTACCACAGCGATGGgacacccctgacctcggatcaGATCTTCACACAGCTGGAGAAGGTCTGGAACTCGTCACTGCAAACCAACAAGGAGCCCGTGGGCATCCTCACCTCCAACCACCGTAACTCCTGGGCCAAGGCCTACAGCACCCTCATCAAAG ACAAGGTGAACCGGGAGTCAGTGCACTCCATCCAGAGGAGCATCTTCACCGTGTGCCTGGACGCACCCATGCCTCGGGTCTCGGAAGACACGTACCGCAGCCAGGTGGCGGGCCAGATGCTGCACGGGGGCGGCAGCAAGCTCAACAGTGGCAACCGCTGGTTCGACAAGACACTGCAG TTCATCGTGGCCGAAGACGGTGCCTGTGGGCTCATCTACGAGCATGCGGCGGCCGAGGGACCCCCCATCGTCTCCCTCTTGGACCACGTCATTGAGTTCAC GAAGAGGCCAGAACTCGTGCGGTCTCCCATGGTTCCCCTGCCCATGCCGAAGAAGCTGCGGTTCAACATCACGCCCGAGATAAAGAGCGACATTGAGAAGGCCAAGCAGAACCTCAGCAT catgaTCCAGGACCTGGACATCACGGTAATGGTGTTCCACCACTTTGGAAAGGACTTCCCCAAATCGGAAAAGCTGAGCCCGGATGCCTTTATCCAGATGGCACTGCAGCTGGCCTACTACAG GATCTACGGGCAGGCCTGCGCCACCTACGAAAGCGCCTCTCTGCGCATGTTCCACCTGGGCCGGACCGACACCATCCGCTCGGCTTCCATGGACTCACTGACCTTCGTCAAGGCCATGGATGATCCCAGTGTAACG GAGCACAAGAAGGTGGAGCTGCTGCGGAAGGCCGTGCAGGCCCACCGAGCCTACACCGACCGG GCCATCCGTGGGGAGGCCTTTGACCGGCATCTGCTGGGCCTGAAGCTTCAGGCCATCGAAGACCTAGTGAGTATGCCCGACATCTTCATGGACACCTCCTACGCCATCGCCATGCACTTCAACCTCTCCACCAGCCAG GTCCCTGCCAAGACAGACTGTGTCATGTTCTTTGGGCCCGTGGTGCCAGACGGCTATGGCGTCTGCTATAACCCCATGGAGACACACATCAACTTCTCCGTGTCAGCCTACAACAGCTGTGCCGAGACCAATGCAGTCCACCTGGCGCACTATCTGGAGAAGGCACTCCTGGACATGCGGGCTCTGCTCCAGAGCCACCCCCGGGCCAAGCTCTGA
- the CRAT gene encoding carnitine O-acetyltransferase isoform X2 has protein sequence MENGQQKEKVKPLGLLKPSSLMKVSSRFKAHQDSLPRLPVPPLQQTLDHYLKALQPIVSEEEWTQTKQLVEEFQTAGGVGERLQKGLERRARKMENWLSDWWLKTAYLQYRQPLVIYSSPGVMLPKQDFVDRQGQLRFAAKLIEGVLDFKAMIDNETLPVEYLGGKPLCMNQYYQILSSCRVPGPKQDLVTKFSRTKKPPMHITVVHNYQFFELDVYHSDGTPLTSDQIFTQLEKVWNSSLQTNKEPVGILTSNHRNSWAKAYSTLIKDKVNRESVHSIQRSIFTVCLDAPMPRVSEDTYRSQVAGQMLHGGGSKLNSGNRWFDKTLQFIVAEDGACGLIYEHAAAEGPPIVSLLDHVIEFTKRPELVRSPMVPLPMPKKLRFNITPEIKSDIEKAKQNLSIMIQDLDITVMVFHHFGKDFPKSEKLSPDAFIQMALQLAYYRIYGQACATYESASLRMFHLGRTDTIRSASMDSLTFVKAMDDPSVTEHKKVELLRKAVQAHRAYTDRAIRGEAFDRHLLGLKLQAIEDLVSMPDIFMDTSYAIAMHFNLSTSQVPAKTDCVMFFGPVVPDGYGVCYNPMETHINFSVSAYNSCAETNAVHLAHYLEKALLDMRALLQSHPRAKL, from the exons ATGGAGAACGGGCAGCAGAAAGAGAAG GTGAAGCCCCTGGGCCTCCTCAAGCCCTCCTCCTTGATGAAGGTTTCCAGTCGCTTTAAGGCACACCAGGACTCGCTCCCCCGGCTGCCTGTGCCCCCGCTCCAGCAGACCCTGGACCATTATCTCAAGGCGCTGCAGCCCATCGTGAGCGAGGAAGAATGGACCCAAACCAAGCAGCTGGTGGAAGAGTTTCAGACAGCAGGTGGTGTAGGGGAGCGCCTGCAGAAGGGGCTGGAGCGCAGAGCCAGGAAGATGGAGAACTGG CTGTCCGACTGGTGGCTCAAAACAGCCTACCTCCAGTACCGCCAGCCCCTGGTCATCTACTCCAGCCCTGGTGTGATGCTGCCGAAGCAGGACTTTGTGGATCGGCAGGGCCAGCTCCG GTTCGCTGCCAAATTAATCGAGGGCGTGTTGGATTTCAAGGCCATGATTGACAA CGAGACCCTGCCCGTGGAGTACCTGGGGGGCAAGCCACTGTGCATGAACCAGTACTATCAGATCCTATCGTCCTGCCGTGTGCCGGGCCCCAAGCAGGATTTGGTCACCAAGTTCAGCAGGACCAAGAAGCCGCCTATGCACATCACCGTGGTGCATAACTACCAA TTTTTTGAGTTGGATGTGTACCACAGCGATGGgacacccctgacctcggatcaGATCTTCACACAGCTGGAGAAGGTCTGGAACTCGTCACTGCAAACCAACAAGGAGCCCGTGGGCATCCTCACCTCCAACCACCGTAACTCCTGGGCCAAGGCCTACAGCACCCTCATCAAAG ACAAGGTGAACCGGGAGTCAGTGCACTCCATCCAGAGGAGCATCTTCACCGTGTGCCTGGACGCACCCATGCCTCGGGTCTCGGAAGACACGTACCGCAGCCAGGTGGCGGGCCAGATGCTGCACGGGGGCGGCAGCAAGCTCAACAGTGGCAACCGCTGGTTCGACAAGACACTGCAG TTCATCGTGGCCGAAGACGGTGCCTGTGGGCTCATCTACGAGCATGCGGCGGCCGAGGGACCCCCCATCGTCTCCCTCTTGGACCACGTCATTGAGTTCAC GAAGAGGCCAGAACTCGTGCGGTCTCCCATGGTTCCCCTGCCCATGCCGAAGAAGCTGCGGTTCAACATCACGCCCGAGATAAAGAGCGACATTGAGAAGGCCAAGCAGAACCTCAGCAT catgaTCCAGGACCTGGACATCACGGTAATGGTGTTCCACCACTTTGGAAAGGACTTCCCCAAATCGGAAAAGCTGAGCCCGGATGCCTTTATCCAGATGGCACTGCAGCTGGCCTACTACAG GATCTACGGGCAGGCCTGCGCCACCTACGAAAGCGCCTCTCTGCGCATGTTCCACCTGGGCCGGACCGACACCATCCGCTCGGCTTCCATGGACTCACTGACCTTCGTCAAGGCCATGGATGATCCCAGTGTAACG GAGCACAAGAAGGTGGAGCTGCTGCGGAAGGCCGTGCAGGCCCACCGAGCCTACACCGACCGG GCCATCCGTGGGGAGGCCTTTGACCGGCATCTGCTGGGCCTGAAGCTTCAGGCCATCGAAGACCTAGTGAGTATGCCCGACATCTTCATGGACACCTCCTACGCCATCGCCATGCACTTCAACCTCTCCACCAGCCAG GTCCCTGCCAAGACAGACTGTGTCATGTTCTTTGGGCCCGTGGTGCCAGACGGCTATGGCGTCTGCTATAACCCCATGGAGACACACATCAACTTCTCCGTGTCAGCCTACAACAGCTGTGCCGAGACCAATGCAGTCCACCTGGCGCACTATCTGGAGAAGGCACTCCTGGACATGCGGGCTCTGCTCCAGAGCCACCCCCGGGCCAAGCTCTGA
- the CRAT gene encoding carnitine O-acetyltransferase isoform X3, giving the protein MKVSSRFKAHQDSLPRLPVPPLQQTLDHYLKALQPIVSEEEWTQTKQLVEEFQTAGGVGERLQKGLERRARKMENWLSDWWLKTAYLQYRQPLVIYSSPGVMLPKQDFVDRQGQLRFAAKLIEGVLDFKAMIDNETLPVEYLGGKPLCMNQYYQILSSCRVPGPKQDLVTKFSRTKKPPMHITVVHNYQFFELDVYHSDGTPLTSDQIFTQLEKVWNSSLQTNKEPVGILTSNHRNSWAKAYSTLIKDKVNRESVHSIQRSIFTVCLDAPMPRVSEDTYRSQVAGQMLHGGGSKLNSGNRWFDKTLQFIVAEDGACGLIYEHAAAEGPPIVSLLDHVIEFTKRPELVRSPMVPLPMPKKLRFNITPEIKSDIEKAKQNLSIMIQDLDITVMVFHHFGKDFPKSEKLSPDAFIQMALQLAYYRIYGQACATYESASLRMFHLGRTDTIRSASMDSLTFVKAMDDPSVTEHKKVELLRKAVQAHRAYTDRAIRGEAFDRHLLGLKLQAIEDLVSMPDIFMDTSYAIAMHFNLSTSQVPAKTDCVMFFGPVVPDGYGVCYNPMETHINFSVSAYNSCAETNAVHLAHYLEKALLDMRALLQSHPRAKL; this is encoded by the exons ATGAAGGTTTCCAGTCGCTTTAAGGCACACCAGGACTCGCTCCCCCGGCTGCCTGTGCCCCCGCTCCAGCAGACCCTGGACCATTATCTCAAGGCGCTGCAGCCCATCGTGAGCGAGGAAGAATGGACCCAAACCAAGCAGCTGGTGGAAGAGTTTCAGACAGCAGGTGGTGTAGGGGAGCGCCTGCAGAAGGGGCTGGAGCGCAGAGCCAGGAAGATGGAGAACTGG CTGTCCGACTGGTGGCTCAAAACAGCCTACCTCCAGTACCGCCAGCCCCTGGTCATCTACTCCAGCCCTGGTGTGATGCTGCCGAAGCAGGACTTTGTGGATCGGCAGGGCCAGCTCCG GTTCGCTGCCAAATTAATCGAGGGCGTGTTGGATTTCAAGGCCATGATTGACAA CGAGACCCTGCCCGTGGAGTACCTGGGGGGCAAGCCACTGTGCATGAACCAGTACTATCAGATCCTATCGTCCTGCCGTGTGCCGGGCCCCAAGCAGGATTTGGTCACCAAGTTCAGCAGGACCAAGAAGCCGCCTATGCACATCACCGTGGTGCATAACTACCAA TTTTTTGAGTTGGATGTGTACCACAGCGATGGgacacccctgacctcggatcaGATCTTCACACAGCTGGAGAAGGTCTGGAACTCGTCACTGCAAACCAACAAGGAGCCCGTGGGCATCCTCACCTCCAACCACCGTAACTCCTGGGCCAAGGCCTACAGCACCCTCATCAAAG ACAAGGTGAACCGGGAGTCAGTGCACTCCATCCAGAGGAGCATCTTCACCGTGTGCCTGGACGCACCCATGCCTCGGGTCTCGGAAGACACGTACCGCAGCCAGGTGGCGGGCCAGATGCTGCACGGGGGCGGCAGCAAGCTCAACAGTGGCAACCGCTGGTTCGACAAGACACTGCAG TTCATCGTGGCCGAAGACGGTGCCTGTGGGCTCATCTACGAGCATGCGGCGGCCGAGGGACCCCCCATCGTCTCCCTCTTGGACCACGTCATTGAGTTCAC GAAGAGGCCAGAACTCGTGCGGTCTCCCATGGTTCCCCTGCCCATGCCGAAGAAGCTGCGGTTCAACATCACGCCCGAGATAAAGAGCGACATTGAGAAGGCCAAGCAGAACCTCAGCAT catgaTCCAGGACCTGGACATCACGGTAATGGTGTTCCACCACTTTGGAAAGGACTTCCCCAAATCGGAAAAGCTGAGCCCGGATGCCTTTATCCAGATGGCACTGCAGCTGGCCTACTACAG GATCTACGGGCAGGCCTGCGCCACCTACGAAAGCGCCTCTCTGCGCATGTTCCACCTGGGCCGGACCGACACCATCCGCTCGGCTTCCATGGACTCACTGACCTTCGTCAAGGCCATGGATGATCCCAGTGTAACG GAGCACAAGAAGGTGGAGCTGCTGCGGAAGGCCGTGCAGGCCCACCGAGCCTACACCGACCGG GCCATCCGTGGGGAGGCCTTTGACCGGCATCTGCTGGGCCTGAAGCTTCAGGCCATCGAAGACCTAGTGAGTATGCCCGACATCTTCATGGACACCTCCTACGCCATCGCCATGCACTTCAACCTCTCCACCAGCCAG GTCCCTGCCAAGACAGACTGTGTCATGTTCTTTGGGCCCGTGGTGCCAGACGGCTATGGCGTCTGCTATAACCCCATGGAGACACACATCAACTTCTCCGTGTCAGCCTACAACAGCTGTGCCGAGACCAATGCAGTCCACCTGGCGCACTATCTGGAGAAGGCACTCCTGGACATGCGGGCTCTGCTCCAGAGCCACCCCCGGGCCAAGCTCTGA
- the DOLPP1 gene encoding dolichyldiphosphatase 1 isoform X2 — protein MAADGQCSLPASWRPVTLTHVEYPAGDLSGHVLAYLSLSPVFVIVGFVTLIIFKRELHTISFLGGLALNEGVNWLIKHVIQEPRPCGGPHTAVGTKYGMPSSHSQFMWFFSIYSFLFLYLRMHQTNNARFLDLLWRHVLSLGLLTVAFLVSYSRPVSEFFLIRDTSLIPNVLWFEYTVTRAEARNRQRKLGTKLQ, from the exons ATGGCAGCGGACGGACAGTGCTCGCTCCCCGCTTCATGGCGGCCGGTGACCCTCACCCACGTCGAATATCCTGCAG GTGACCTGTCTGGCCACGTCCTTGCCTACCTGAGCCTCAGCCCCGTATTTGTCATTGTTGGTTTTGTGACCCTCATTATATTCAAGCGGGAGCTGCACACG ATCTCGTTCCTGGGGGGCCTGGCCCTCAACGAGGGGGTCAACTGGCTGATCAAACACGTCATCCAGGAGCCACGGCCCTGTGGAG gcccCCACACGGCAGTGGGCACCAAGTACGGGATGCCCTCCAGCCACTCCCAGTTTATGTGGTTCTTCTCCAtctattccttcctttttctgtatTTAAG AATGCACCAAACGAACAACGCCAGGTTCCTGGACTTGCTGTGGAGGCACGTGCTCTCACTGGGTCTCCTCACCGTGGCCTTTCTAGTCTCCTACAGCAG GCCTGTCTCTGAGTTCTTCCTAATTCGAGACACGAGCCTTATTCCCAACGTCCTCTGGTTTGAATACACAGTAACCCGGGCAGAAGCCAG GAACAGACAGCGCAAGCTGGGGACGAAGCTGCAGTGA
- the DOLPP1 gene encoding dolichyldiphosphatase 1 isoform X1, with protein MAADGQCSLPASWRPVTLTHVEYPAGDLSGHVLAYLSLSPVFVIVGFVTLIIFKRELHTISFLGGLALNEGVNWLIKHVIQEPRPCGGPHTAVGTKYGMPSSHSQFMWFFSIYSFLFLYLRMHQTNNARFLDLLWRHVLSLGLLTVAFLVSYSRVYLLYHTWGQVLYGGIAGGLMAVAWFVFTQEVLTPLFPRIAAWPVSEFFLIRDTSLIPNVLWFEYTVTRAEARNRQRKLGTKLQ; from the exons ATGGCAGCGGACGGACAGTGCTCGCTCCCCGCTTCATGGCGGCCGGTGACCCTCACCCACGTCGAATATCCTGCAG GTGACCTGTCTGGCCACGTCCTTGCCTACCTGAGCCTCAGCCCCGTATTTGTCATTGTTGGTTTTGTGACCCTCATTATATTCAAGCGGGAGCTGCACACG ATCTCGTTCCTGGGGGGCCTGGCCCTCAACGAGGGGGTCAACTGGCTGATCAAACACGTCATCCAGGAGCCACGGCCCTGTGGAG gcccCCACACGGCAGTGGGCACCAAGTACGGGATGCCCTCCAGCCACTCCCAGTTTATGTGGTTCTTCTCCAtctattccttcctttttctgtatTTAAG AATGCACCAAACGAACAACGCCAGGTTCCTGGACTTGCTGTGGAGGCACGTGCTCTCACTGGGTCTCCTCACCGTGGCCTTTCTAGTCTCCTACAGCAG GGTCTACCTGCTGTACCACACCTGGGGCCAAGTGCTGTACGGGGGCATCGCCGGGGGCCTGATGGCCGTCGCCTGGTTCGTCTTCACCCAGGAGGTCCTCACCCCGCTGTTCCCTAGGATAGCAGCCTG GCCTGTCTCTGAGTTCTTCCTAATTCGAGACACGAGCCTTATTCCCAACGTCCTCTGGTTTGAATACACAGTAACCCGGGCAGAAGCCAG GAACAGACAGCGCAAGCTGGGGACGAAGCTGCAGTGA